The stretch of DNA TATTATGTGGATGAAGTGCCAGCCTCCGTATTGGAGAAGAGGACGGCGAAAGACATTGTTCAGCAGTTGGATTTATACTCGGAATATATGAGTGCGAAAGAGTACAAAGCATTCATCGACGAGATTGAAAGTCGTTTTGTCGGCATCGGAGTTGTATTGGAGTCGGATAGCAAAGGGGTCCGGGTCGTTTCCGTCATTTCGGGCGGACCTGCGGAGAGGGCAGGCATCCGGCCGGGGGATATCATCACCCATGTGAACGGACGAAGCATCGCAGGGAAATCGGTGGGGGATGCCGTTTCCATCATCGGTGGGGCCGAGAAGACGAAGGTGGGCATCACGTTGGAAAGAGAAGCAAAACCGCTGACGTTCGAATTATTACGTGAGGCCATCGACTTGCCGAATGTGGAATATGAAATGCTGGGCGGTGACATCGGTTATGTTCGGCTCAACAGTTTTGCGACGGAATCCGCAAAGGGGATCAACCGGGCGATCCGGGCGCTGCCGGATGCAAAGGGATGGATCCTCGACTTGCGGGATAACGGTGGTGGATACATTTCATCTGCTCAAGAAGTGACAGGCTTTTTCCCGAAAGCGGGCCGAGCATTTCAATTGAAGGAGCGGAACTCGGAGCCGGAAATTCTCGAAGTGATCCGGCAACCGAGACAGTTCGCCGGAACCGTTCATCTACTGATCAATCCTTATAGTGCCAGTGCATCTGAAATGGTGGCCGCAGCAGTGAAGGAACAGCAAGCGGCGGCATTGTACGGCCAGACGAGTTACGGAAAAGGGACGATGCAATCCTTATTTGAATTCCAAGATGGCAGCGCGTTGAAGCTGACCACCGCCCGGTTTTTCTCGCCAAACGGCCGGGAGATCGACCACGTCGGCGTGAAACCGCATATCGTAACTGCCAGTGGGGCAGAATTGCAAACTTCACACCGAGACCAGCTGCTCTCGAAAATGAAAGGCTACCAGTCACACGGTCAATTAAAAAAGGTCCCGACGAATAAAACATTCACCGTGGAAATGACAAAAAGCATGGACTGGGAAGCATTCCCGACGGACGGGATCCAATTGATCGAGCTTGGGGGGAAGGAGAAGCCGGTCGCGTATCAAGTCATCAACGACAAGACGTTGACGGTGAAACCGAAAGCACCGCTCCAATCCGGCAAATCCTATCTACTTATCATTCACCCAGTTGGAAAAGACCTGCAAAACCGGCAAATGAAAAAGGGGATCTATGTAGATGTGACAGTGAAATAGAGAAAATCGTAGGAAAGAGCGGGCACTTATTATAGGTGCCCGCTGTTTTCAAGTGGTTTGGTTTCACAACAACCTAACCAGCCTATTTCTAGCAGTGAAAAAAGTAGTGAAACGCATATCTTTTCATTGGAATGTCACATTGTTGTGGATAGCATTCTAGCACTCTATCAAGTATTATTGAACTATAATATCGGATAGGGCGGATTTCTGATTATCTACCTTTTCACGCAAACTCAGCCTAAAGACTGATTAAAGATTTTGGAAAGGATTACATAATGTAATGTATCAGAATAATCTGGGCCTGGTAATTAGCAAAATAGATAAGGGTATGGAAGGGGAAATAAGTAAAATGAAAAAACCAATAGCCGTTATAGCGAGTGTCGGGATTCTGTTTAGTGGGTTATCTTTCGCGTCACCACCGGTAGTAAACGGAGCGGAAATGGAATATCCTGTGGACGAGCAAGGTGTCCGGAAAGAAGGCGTTTTGACGCTTACATTGGACGACGTGATGGAGCGGGCTTTGGCAAACGACCGTACGATTATCATTCTGGGCTATCAATTCGAAGTGCTGAAGGCGCAAAAGGAAATGACTTATGACACCATTGATGAATTGGAAGAACAAAAGGAAAAAGCCGAAAGCAATTTGGATTCATTTCCGACCAATGAGGATGTTATTCGACATGGAATTCTCCTGCAATACCAAGAGCAGCTCGATGGTCTAACTTACGAAGAGCTATTGCCGGATGATCCGCTAAAGCTGGAAATCGACAGCGCAACCCAAAGTATAAAATATGAAAACATCAATAAAAACAATGCCTTGGAAGAGCAAATCAAGCAAGCTACAGATAAAATCGAAGACAGCATCGAGGACTTGAAAACCGGGTTGAAGCAGAATGATATTAGCAATAAAAAACTTCAATTACAAGTGGAAGAAACGAAGGAAGGCATTCGGTACATGATAAAAGGTCGTTACATCGACCTGTTGGCGAGAAAAGAAGGAATGGATTTTCAGGATAAGTATATCGATAAGATAAAGAAGGATATTTATAAGGCGGAACAAGAAAGCGATATTGGGGTTGCTTCTCATCAGAGTGTAAAACTGTTGAAGCGGGACTTGAAATCGCAAGAAATGGAACTGACGAAGACTAGAAAAGTGTATGAACAGGATTTAGCGAAATTCTTGCATGACCTAGGCTATGCCCAAACACTAAATGTTGAATTCACGACTCCTGAATGGGAACTGGAAAAAATCAGTGCAGACCAAGCAGAGGAAATCAAAAAAAGCTTCTTGGCAAAATCATATGAGCTTCAGAAGATTGCACAAGATATCGAGAAATTGGAATACGACAAAGAAAAGCTTGCTGAAAAAGATAAAGACAAAGACGAAAATGCCAATGTTAAATATTTAGAGAGAATGAACGAGCAAGAACTGAACATGAAGCTGGAGGAAAAAAAGAAATTCGAAGAAGAGACTACCAAATACCTTTCGACCTTGTTTGCACAAATGGATGATGCGTTTGAGCTGATCAAAGAAAAGGATTGGAAAAAAGAAAATGTGAAAGAAGATGAAGAAAAGTTAGCCGTTCAATATAAATTAGGGCTCATCTCAAAACATGACTATGAGAGTTCAAAATTAGCATATGAGCAGGCTGAATTTGACGAGTACATGGCAAAAATAGCGCTTTATTTAAAACTTGAGGAAATTAGCATTGTGGAGAAGGGATTGCGTTTGAACTAATAGAGGGAGCAATATTGCTTGTAGGGAAGAAAAGACGATTCGTCTTTTCTTCCCTTTTTTACACGGCAGACATTCAGACTTGCCTATACTTCATAAAGTTTTCATCGAACTTCTAAACGAATTGTCTTCGCTTTACAACAGTACATCTGAACCTCTAAAAGTAGTAGCAATACCTCGAAACGTTTTATTAAATGTTCTATCCTTTTTCCACTCCGCAATATTTTGACTCTACTTCACAACGATTCATCCAAACTTCTAAACGAATTGTCCCGACCTTGCAACGTTTCATACCGACTCCGAAACGTATTATCCACCTCACAACAATTCATACCAACTCCGAAACGAATTGCCCTCACCTCACAACGTTTCGCTCCAAGTGCGAAACGCAATGTCGCCACCTCGAAACGATCGACCCAAACTTCGAAACGCTTTCCCATGCCTATCCTGGCTCAGTCCAAAAAAGGTTCCAGCGCCCACGACGCTGGAACCTTTCTTCATTTATTCAAAAGAAATTGGAACTCTCCGTGAACCGACCAGTTTGCCGTCCCGGTCGAATGCGAGGAATTCGCCTTCGGTGTATAAATCAAAGTGGGTGATTTCCCGGACCGGCTTATCCAATCGGAATATGTCTTGTCCTCTGCCGTACATTTCATAATCGACCGTGCCGTGGTTCGAGTGGAACCGCACGACCACTTTTGCGATTTCTCCGCAGCCTTCCCGGACTTCCGTAATCATCCGGACTTCCGACCCGGTTCTTGTGATGGAAGGAGAGAAGAACGTCAAGTCGGATGCTCCACACGTCGGCGGTGGAGTGCCGCATGTGATGGCGGCCAAAATGGCTTGATAAGCTGTCGTTATTTCACTGCTTTCATTGATATGGAAATAGTGTCCGTCTGTATCATTCGCCAACTTTTGTAATAATTTCTGATTGACGTTTTTTCCAAGACCAATTGTAAAAATCGTAATACCTTTCTTCTTTGCCTCTGCAATCTGATTCAATACTTTTTGTTCATTGGATTGTCCATCCGTAAGCAGGATGGCGTATTTACGCTTTCCATTGGTGGAGTCAAATTGTTGGAATGCTGTACTTAATCCGGTTGCAATGTTTGTACCGCCGGAATGCCCAACTTGACCGAATTTGCTTTTAACGGAAGGAACAGTTCCTGTCGCTAAATGGGTTCCAGAGTGATTGAATTTAACGCCAGTATTCCAAGGTGCCAGTACTGCTTCAATGAGTTCTTCAGATTTCGTTATCCGGTGATCATTCGGATCATTTCGCTTCATGCTTCCAGAAGCATCTAAAATGAACGCGACTTCCACATCATCCGCTGAACAGCTCGCATTGTATCGCAGCGGCGGTTCATAAACTAATTCGAGGCTATGCTTTTTATTCAGCAGCGGCGCAATGTCACTTCTATAACGTGAATTGTCAGGAATAATTTCGGCTGTAATCAAATCACGCAAAATTTGCGTGGAATTTGATGGGGTCACAGTGAATCGTGCGACTCCGTTCGAAAATCTCACTTCGCTAGGCAAACGGGCGCCTTCCATGGATTGGAGTTTTAGAGATCCATGGAAGCCTCTGATAATTTCGTTGCCAGGAAGTGCAAGCGTTGCCTTTACATTGTAGTACGGCATTTCGGACGTTTTCACTTCTTCATATTCCATTCGCAGTTCCAGTTCCGGGACATAATTCAGTTCAACAGATACCGGTTTCGAGTAACATGTCATATTGGTTTGATTTGAATTTGTAATATGGAATGAAATTGTGTCAGTCTGCGCTGTCTTCACAGCTGGTGCAGTTACTTCCACAGTCACTTCCGGTCCGTCCGAGGAAGTCGCCGTGCTAGTGCGATAAACAGTACTAATTTTGTCCAATTTAGCGCGGATTGCGGCCACTTCCGCGTCGGCAGCTTGTGCAATTCGAATCGCATCGTTGACATCGTAGGCGGAGGTAGTAGTCGACAGTTTTGCTCTCTCTACATCCTCCCACGCTTTCGATGCTCTAGCTTGGGCGTTGATCAGTGCATGTTCATCCGCACTGTTGTAAACGGATGTATACCATCTATTACCAAAGTTTCCGTCGTCCAGCTTCGCTCCAAGTTCCGATGTCACTTTGAACGACAACGAATCCTCATGAGCAATCGGACTTCCGTTGCAATCCAACAGCGATATGGTGACGAATGTGGAATCGACTCCATTGGCGACCAATGTTTTCTTCTCGATGTCCACTTCGACGTTCTGTCCGTTCGCCGGCCCGTTTGGCAGAACGGCACTCGGCTTGCCTGGTTTCGGCTGGAAGACGACAGTGCCATCTTCCTTGAAGTTCGGCGGTGTCGGATTCTTGCTGTTGTCACTGCCGGTTGCGCGTTTGGAGAGACCGGTTATTTCACAGGGGCCTTGCTTGGATAGACGATGCAGCAGGACGATCGCTTCCGCGCGTGTCAAGTTGAGCTTCGGACCGAAGTCCTGGTAATCATTTTTGCCTGTCGCTCCATTAGCTAAGTCGTTCTTATACAAAAACTGCACCGCTTCAGCTTCGCTTAGATCAAATCCTCGGTAAGCGGCGATGGTGCGCGCGGCTTGCCCTTTTTTGACAGGCAAGTCACGTAAAGATGTGTTGTAATACCCGTTCAGCGGGAGTTGGCGTTGTTGTAAATAACGGTAATTGCCGGACGCCTTATGCTCACCGGGATTCGCCGCGATTGAGTTCGGCGAAGTACAATCAAACCCGACAAGCAAGCCGGCCCATTGCGCTTCAGTGATCGAGCGCTCAGGTGCAAATGTGCCATCGGGATATCCACTGACGAGCCCTTCCCCGACTGCCCATTCAATGGAAGGGGACGCCCAATGTCCGGCTTTGACATCATTGAACAGTGGGGCTGCACCCGGTGTCAGTGGAACCATCGACAAGAGCAATAGGGACATTAACAAAATGGAACCAAACTTCTTCAATTTACGG from Bacillus sp. OxB-1 encodes:
- a CDS encoding S41 family peptidase, with protein sequence MKRSLPIWLGLLSIFFILFPYASTASAEPVQEIRELIRDYYVDEVPASVLEKRTAKDIVQQLDLYSEYMSAKEYKAFIDEIESRFVGIGVVLESDSKGVRVVSVISGGPAERAGIRPGDIITHVNGRSIAGKSVGDAVSIIGGAEKTKVGITLEREAKPLTFELLREAIDLPNVEYEMLGGDIGYVRLNSFATESAKGINRAIRALPDAKGWILDLRDNGGGYISSAQEVTGFFPKAGRAFQLKERNSEPEILEVIRQPRQFAGTVHLLINPYSASASEMVAAAVKEQQAAALYGQTSYGKGTMQSLFEFQDGSALKLTTARFFSPNGREIDHVGVKPHIVTASGAELQTSHRDQLLSKMKGYQSHGQLKKVPTNKTFTVEMTKSMDWEAFPTDGIQLIELGGKEKPVAYQVINDKTLTVKPKAPLQSGKSYLLIIHPVGKDLQNRQMKKGIYVDVTVK
- a CDS encoding S-layer homology domain-containing protein, whose translation is MSRKLKKFGSILLMSLLLLSMVPLTPGAAPLFNDVKAGHWASPSIEWAVGEGLVSGYPDGTFAPERSITEAQWAGLLVGFDCTSPNSIAANPGEHKASGNYRYLQQRQLPLNGYYNTSLRDLPVKKGQAARTIAAYRGFDLSEAEAVQFLYKNDLANGATGKNDYQDFGPKLNLTRAEAIVLLHRLSKQGPCEITGLSKRATGSDNSKNPTPPNFKEDGTVVFQPKPGKPSAVLPNGPANGQNVEVDIEKKTLVANGVDSTFVTISLLDCNGSPIAHEDSLSFKVTSELGAKLDDGNFGNRWYTSVYNSADEHALINAQARASKAWEDVERAKLSTTTSAYDVNDAIRIAQAADAEVAAIRAKLDKISTVYRTSTATSSDGPEVTVEVTAPAVKTAQTDTISFHITNSNQTNMTCYSKPVSVELNYVPELELRMEYEEVKTSEMPYYNVKATLALPGNEIIRGFHGSLKLQSMEGARLPSEVRFSNGVARFTVTPSNSTQILRDLITAEIIPDNSRYRSDIAPLLNKKHSLELVYEPPLRYNASCSADDVEVAFILDASGSMKRNDPNDHRITKSEELIEAVLAPWNTGVKFNHSGTHLATGTVPSVKSKFGQVGHSGGTNIATGLSTAFQQFDSTNGKRKYAILLTDGQSNEQKVLNQIAEAKKKGITIFTIGLGKNVNQKLLQKLANDTDGHYFHINESSEITTAYQAILAAITCGTPPPTCGASDLTFFSPSITRTGSEVRMITEVREGCGEIAKVVVRFHSNHGTVDYEMYGRGQDIFRLDKPVREITHFDLYTEGEFLAFDRDGKLVGSRRVPISFE